A part of Planctomycetia bacterium genomic DNA contains:
- a CDS encoding DnaA/Hda family protein, which yields MPSVAAATSWGDGLALNEQPSHGLMEAALPGNLVLGAEQTRLVVSLEETYSALLAGAAPLYNPIILQGPSGVGKTHLMRAICDSLRCCLGKSGVYYVAAAEYAQELGEAVEADDVSAWRDRHRSTQLFVLDDLEHLAGKELAQDELTRSLDFLVAEGRQAILISHAAHARTKGFNKRLLARITAGLTLRMSLPEIPAREAILRAVAESKLARISDAAFGLLATELADAPSALIGAVTYLQTVGGGAEIDKAAAQAYLDQRGVAQKIGVREIAAATARQFAMPLTLLRGESRRKTVVAARGAAMWLARQLTGASLEQIGAYFGGRDHTTVLHACRRTEELTAHDGETRRAVDEIRATLGATR from the coding sequence GTGCCCTCCGTCGCCGCAGCTACATCTTGGGGGGACGGTCTCGCCTTGAACGAGCAGCCGTCACACGGCTTGATGGAAGCGGCCCTGCCCGGCAATCTGGTCCTCGGCGCCGAACAAACGCGCCTGGTCGTCAGCTTGGAGGAGACGTACTCCGCCCTGCTGGCTGGCGCCGCTCCGCTGTACAACCCGATCATCCTGCAGGGACCGAGCGGCGTTGGCAAGACGCATCTGATGCGGGCTATCTGCGATAGTTTGCGATGCTGCCTCGGCAAGTCCGGCGTGTATTACGTTGCCGCCGCGGAGTATGCCCAGGAACTAGGCGAAGCGGTCGAAGCCGACGACGTTTCCGCTTGGCGAGATCGTCATCGCAGTACGCAGTTGTTCGTGTTGGATGACTTGGAACATCTCGCCGGCAAGGAACTGGCGCAAGACGAACTGACGCGCTCGCTCGATTTTCTTGTCGCCGAGGGCCGGCAGGCGATCTTGATTTCACACGCGGCACATGCCCGCACAAAGGGCTTTAACAAGCGATTGCTCGCAAGAATCACGGCGGGGCTAACGCTGCGGATGTCGCTGCCGGAGATTCCGGCGCGCGAAGCAATCTTGCGGGCAGTCGCCGAAAGCAAGCTCGCTCGAATCTCCGATGCGGCGTTTGGACTGCTGGCCACGGAGTTGGCGGATGCCCCTTCGGCGTTGATCGGAGCGGTCACTTACTTACAGACGGTGGGCGGCGGCGCGGAGATCGACAAGGCGGCGGCGCAGGCGTATTTGGATCAACGCGGGGTCGCGCAGAAGATCGGCGTCCGCGAAATCGCCGCGGCCACGGCCCGGCAATTCGCGATGCCGTTGACGTTATTGCGTGGCGAATCGCGGAGGAAAACCGTCGTCGCGGCACGCGGCGCGGCGATGTGGCTGGCGCGGCAGTTGACCGGCGCAAGCTTGGAGCAAATCGGCGCGTATTTCGGCGGACGCGACCACACGACGGTGTTGCATGCCTGCCGCCGCACGGAGGAACTGACCGCGCACGATGGTGAAACCCGTCGCGCGGTGGATGAAATTCGCGCCACTTTGGGCGCTACGCGTTGA
- a CDS encoding cysteine desulfurase family protein, which translates to MPPIYLDHNATTPLDRQVAEAMRACDVEGYLNPASQHQFGQRARRRLELARESIARLLGARTDSHRADQVLFTSGGTEANNLALLGLAGNPPGHVIVTAIEHPSVLGAAEHLERRGFAVDRLPVDEAGVARVADLPGLIRSDTRVVSLMLVNNETGVLQPVREAAMCCQAARVPFHTDAVQGVGKLPVNFAELGATALTATAHKLGGPRGVGVLVLAHGAPLQAIHFGGFQQAGLRPGTESVTLAVGMQTALENVIAQPEVPARLELLRDRFEQALLSQLPDVIVNGGGAARAPHTSNLSFLGVDRQMLVVALDLAGVACSTGSACASGSSDPSHVLAAMGASDPVLRSALRFSFGVSTSVPEVDEACERIVKSINDLRSRKSS; encoded by the coding sequence ATGCCCCCCATCTACCTCGACCACAACGCCACCACGCCCCTCGACCGCCAAGTGGCCGAGGCAATGCGGGCGTGCGACGTCGAGGGTTATCTCAATCCTGCCAGCCAACACCAGTTCGGCCAGCGCGCGCGGCGACGACTCGAACTGGCGCGGGAAAGCATCGCTCGACTGCTCGGTGCGCGGACGGATTCGCATCGCGCCGACCAGGTGCTGTTTACCAGTGGGGGGACGGAAGCGAACAACCTCGCCCTGCTCGGTCTTGCCGGAAACCCACCTGGGCATGTGATTGTCACGGCGATCGAGCATCCCAGCGTGCTCGGCGCGGCGGAGCATCTGGAGCGGCGCGGATTCGCCGTCGATCGACTGCCGGTCGATGAGGCGGGCGTTGCGCGCGTCGCCGATCTTCCCGGGCTAATCCGTTCCGACACGCGTGTCGTGAGCTTGATGCTGGTGAATAACGAGACCGGCGTCCTCCAGCCGGTCCGTGAAGCAGCAATGTGCTGCCAGGCCGCTCGCGTGCCGTTTCACACCGACGCCGTGCAGGGGGTTGGCAAGTTGCCGGTCAACTTCGCGGAACTGGGCGCCACGGCACTGACGGCGACGGCTCATAAGCTCGGCGGCCCGCGCGGCGTCGGCGTCCTGGTGCTGGCGCATGGCGCCCCGTTGCAGGCGATCCACTTCGGCGGATTCCAGCAAGCCGGCCTGCGCCCCGGGACGGAGTCGGTCACCTTGGCCGTGGGGATGCAGACGGCGCTGGAAAATGTGATCGCCCAGCCCGAGGTCCCGGCTCGCTTGGAACTACTCCGGGATCGCTTCGAACAGGCGCTGCTCTCCCAGTTGCCGGACGTCATCGTCAACGGCGGCGGGGCTGCCCGAGCGCCGCATACGTCGAACCTGTCGTTCCTGGGGGTCGATCGGCAGATGTTGGTCGTGGCTCTGGACCTGGCCGGCGTCGCTTGCTCGACCGGTTCGGCCTGCGCCAGCGGGTCGAGCGATCCCTCGCACGTGCTGGCGGCGATGGGCGCCTCGGACCCGGTTTTGCGGAGCGCGTTGCGGTTCAGTTTCGGGGTCTCCACGTCGGTCCCGGAAGTGGACGAGGCCTGTGAACGTATTGTGAAAAGCATCAACGACTTGCGATCGCGCAAAAGTAGTTGA